In Actinoplanes octamycinicus, the genomic window GCCTGATCGAGATCCGCCGTGTGGACAAGGAGCTGAGCTGATGACCGTCACCCTTCCCGGCAAGGTCCGCGCCCGGATGCGCGGGACCATCGGAGAACTGCCGGTGCGGACCGCCTTGACCCAGACCATCGTGGTGCCGACCTTCAACGAGCGGGACAACATCACCACCCTGCTCGATCGGCTCGCCGCCGCGTTGCCGGCCGACCGGACCGAGATCGTGTTCGTGGACGACAGCACCGACGACACCCCCGAGGTGATCCGGGCGGCGGCCCGGCACTGTCCCATCCCGGTCACCGTGCACCACCGCGAGGACGGCATCGGTGGCCTCGGCGGCGCGGTCGTCGAGGGGATGCGGCTGGCCCGCGGCGAGTGGGTCGTGGTGATGGACGCCGACCTGCAGCACCCGCCGGAGGTGGTGCCGGACCTGATCCGGGCGGGTGCCCGGGACGGCGCGGACCTGGTCGTCGGCAGCCGGTACGCGGGCGGTGGCACCCGGGACGGACTGGCCGGCGGATACCGGCGGCTGGTCTCCGGCGGCTCGACGGCGGTCACCAAGCTGATCTTCCGGAACTCGCTGTCCCGCGTGAGCGACCCGATGAGCGGCCTGTTCGCGATCCGCACCAGCTCGCTCGAGGTCGACGAGCTGCGCCCGCTCGGCTACAAGATCCTGCTGGAGCTGGTGGTCCGCAACCGGCCCGGACGGATCGTCGAGGTGCCGTACGCGTTCCAGCCGCGGCACGCCGGCGAGTCCAAGTCGTCGCTGGCCGAGGGGATCCGCTTCGTCAAGCACCTGGGGCTGCTGCGCTTCGGCGCGCAGCGGTCCCGGATGCTGCTCTTCGGGCTGATCGGCCTCTCCGGGCTGCTGCCCAACCAGGCCGCCCTCTGGGCGCTGCACGAGCTGGCCGGCGTGCACTACCTGCCGGCGGCGGTGCTCGCGAACATGCTGGCGGTCGGCTGGAACTTCGCCCTCACCGACACCCTGCTCTACCGCTCCCGCCGGTCGCACCGCAGCTTCTGGGGACGGTTCAGCCGGTTCTTCCTGCTCGGCAACGCCGATCTGCTGCTGCGCATCCCGCTGCTGGCGCTGCTGGTCGGCGGCCTGCACCTCGGCGTGCTCGGGGCCAACCTGGTCACGCTGGTGATCTCGTTCGTGGCCCGGTTCCTGATCTCCGACAAGGTGATCTACCGGACCCGGGCTCTGCGGACGGTGCCGGCGTGACGACGTACCCACCAAGGCCCTGGGTGAGCGGCGCGGACCGCAAGCGGATCGCCCAGGCGCTGATCCTCGCGCTGCTCGCGGCCTTGGCCGCGGCCGTGCCGACCGCGGCGCAGGCCAGCGCCAACCTGATCGCCAACCCGGGCCTGGAGAGGCTCGACGGGAGCCAGTTCCCGGTGTGCTGGGAGAAGAGCGGCTGGGGTGAGCAGAGCTTCACCTTCGGGCTGACCAGTCCCGGTCACACCGGCGCCACCGCGATGCGGATCACCCTGGCCACCGCGCCGAACGGCGACCGCAAGGCGATGATGCTGGAGAACCCGTCCTGCGCGCCGAACGTCACCCCGGGCCACCAGTACGACCTCTCGGCCTGGTACCAGACGACCACGGCGAACACGGTGATGACCGTGTTCCGGCACGACGCCGCGCAGGGCTGGGTGTACTGGACCGACCTGGCCACACTGCCGGTGACCTCGGGCTGGACGCAGAAGACCGTCCGCACGCCGCAGGTGCCGGCCGGCACCGACCAGATCGTCTGGGGCATCACGATCTACGGCGTCGGCACCCTGCAGACCGACGACTACGTCATGAACGACGTCACCGCCCCGGCCGCCGGCACCTCGTGCAGCGCCGGCGACGCCTGCGCCAAGGGCGTCTGGCAGGTGATGCCGTTCGAGTCGCCGGTCCGCGGCATCCACGCGGTCGTGCTGCGCAACGGCGACGTGCTGCTGGTGGCCGGATCGGGCAACAACCCGGACGACTTCGCCGCCAAGACCTTCAAGACCGCGGTCTACCACCCGGGCAGTGGCACGTTCACCACGGTGGCCACGCCCGCCGACCTGTTCTGCGCCGGGCACGTGCAGTTGCCGGACGGGCGGGTGCTGGTGATGGGCGGCAACAAGGACTATCCGGCCGCGGACGGCAGCCACGGGTACGAAGGGCTCAAGGATTCGTACGTCTTCGATCCGGCCACCAACACGTATTCCCGGGTGAACGACATGAGCGCGGGGTCGTGGTACCCGTCGGCGACAGTCCTGGGCAACGGCGACGTGCTCTCGCTCGGCGGGCTCGGTGAGGACTCCAGCGGCACGGTCGCCACCCAGTACTTCTCGACCGCTCAGCAGCGCTGGCTGGGCTTGGGCGAGGCGCACCAGACCTGGAATTTCTGGGGGCTGTATCCGTCGATGATCCTGATGCAGGACGGGCGGCTGTTCTACACCGGCAGCCACGTGTTCGGCAACGGGCTGCCCGGCACCGGCGCGTCGATCTACGACTACGGTTCCGGGGCGATCACGCCGGTCGGCGGCCTGCAGAACAAGGACGAGCGGGACCAGTCGATGAGCGTGCTGCTGCCGCCCGCGCAGGACCAGAAGGTGATCACGATGGGCGGCGGGAACATCGACAGCAATCCGGACGCCAACCGGCTCACCGACGTGATCGATCTGAAGCAGGCCAACCCGGCGTACGCGGCCGGCCCGCCGCTGCCGGCCGGAAAGATGTACGTCTCGGCGGTGCTGCTGCCCGACGGCAAGGTCTTCGAGACCGGGGGCGCCCTGCACAACCGGGCCGATCCGGTTTACGAGGCGTCGATGTACGACCCGGCCACCAACACGTTCACCGCCGGGATGGCCACCGATCCGGTGCCGCGGACCTACCACTCGTCCGCGTTCCTGCTGCCGGACGGGCGGGTGATGGCGGTCGGGGACAATCCGGGGAACGGGTCGTTCGACATGCGGCTGTCGGTGTACTCGCCGCCGTACCTGTTCCAGGGGGCACGGCCGCAGATCCTCGGGCTGTCGTCGAAGGAGTGGGCATACGGGTCCACCCACACCGTCACGGTCGACGGGCCGATCCTCAAGGCCGAGCTGATCCGGCCGGAGGCGGTGACCCATTCCAGCGACCCGAATCAGCGGTTCGTCGACCTGCCGATGTCGGTGGACGGCGACACGATCGGCCTCAACCTGACGTCGAACCCGAACATCGCGCCGCCCGGGTGGTACATGCTCTTCGTGGTCGGGACCAACGGGGTCCCGTCGGTGGCGCAGTGGGTCCACGTCGGATGACGGTCCGCCGGGCGACCCTCGTGGCCGCGGTGGTCGTGCTGGTGACGGCCACCGCGGGGTTCCTGCTGATCCTCGCTCGAGCGGGCCTCGGCACGCCGTCACCGGTGGCGGCCGTCGCCGACCCCTCCCCCACACCAGTGGTCGCCGACGCCTCGCCGACAGCAGTCGTCGCCGACCCCTCGCCCACCCACTCCCTCCCCACCTTCACCTCCCTCCCGCCGCCCGCGCCCTCGCGGGTCGTGCCGGCCCCGTTCGTCCAGCGCTTCGCCGCGGAGCCCACCGCGACTCCGCTGCCGCCGCGGCAGTCCCCGACGGCGCCGCTGACGGTCTCCGCCTTCGTCGACGGCTGCGACCACAACTACGGGACACCGACCCAGTGCGTCCCGCTGACCTTCCCGGCCGGCGTCACCGGCACCGGGGGCAAATGCGCCTGGCTCGCGGCGCACGGCTTCACCGGCTTGATCGTGGCCGGCCGTGACGCGCAAGACCTCGACGCCGACGGCGACGGCATCGCCTGCGAGTAGACCACGGTCGATTTGCTCTGTGACCAATCGTTCGCACATCTGGTCCGACGCCGCCGCCGGCGGATCGCGGAAACTGAGAGCTTCTCGATTTGCGGCGCCACCGGCGCGGAACGCGGATCCGGACGACAGAGCGGGGTGGCGATGGTCCCCAGGAGCGGCGCGGCAGGCATGTCGCCCGAGTCGGTCGACGCCGCACCCCACGGCGCCGGCCCCACCGATGACCGGCCGACCACCCGGGCCGAGGCCGCGACCTGGTGGGAGCTGCGCGATGAGCTGAGCGAGCAGATCCTGGGCCTGCGCCGCGACACCGGCGAAGCCGAGCTGGGCTTCGACGACTACGTGCTGCGGGCGCCGGAGCAGACCGACTCGGACCCGGGACCCGCCGGCCCCGCCGGCGCCGCTCGCCACGAGTCACCGCGCACCGCGCCGCCCGACCGGCACCTGGCCGCACCGGACGACATCGACCACCTGCAGCCGCCGGGCGCCCGGGTCGCGTTGTGGCGCGGCCGGCGCGGCCTGTCCCAGATGACCGTCGCCCACCGGCTGAACCGGGCTCTCGCCTGGGTCATCGCCGTGGAGCAGGACCTCGACCGGCTGGACACGATCGAGGCCGCCCGGGACGTCGCCGACGTGCTGCGGATGGACCTCCCGCTGCTGATGGGCCGCGACCCGCACGGCCCGCCGGATCCCGGCTTCATCGACGAGGACACCGTCGAACAGCTCCACGCGGCGCTGGAGGTCTCCAGCGATCCGCTGCGCCTCTTCCCCACCGGGACCCGGCCGCTCGCGCTGGTCGAGATGGCCGTGACGCTGCGCGCCACCTGGCAGGCCCTGCAACGCGCGGAGTACGCCCGGGTGATGCGGGCCCTGCCCCGGCTCCTGCGGGACGCCGCCATCTCGGACGGCGCGCGCGCCGCGGGCCACGACGGCGCTGAGGCAGCGCGGCTGCTCAGCCAGACCTACCAGATCGCGTCCGCGGTGCTGGTCAAGGCCGGCCTGTACGAGCTGGCCCGGCTGGCCGCTGACCGGGCGTTCGAGGCCGCCGGCCGAGGCGAGGACCCCTTGCTTCTGGGTACGTCCGCCGGGTGCGGCGCCGCGGTGCTGATGGCGCTGGGCCGCCCCGCCCCGGCGCTGGAGCTGAGCGTGCTGGCCGCCGACAGCATCCGCCGGTCGCACCAGGCGGGAGTCAGCTCGCTGTCGGTGCGTGGCCTGCTGCTGGCGCAGGGCGCCCTGGCAGCGGCCCGGACCGGCGACGAAGCGCGGGCGGAGGACCTCCTGACCACCGCCGACACGTTGGCCGGCATGGTCTGCCCCGACGCCAACTACTACTGGACCGCCTACAACCGCGCCGCCGTCCACCTGCGGCGCCTGGCGATAGCCGTCGAGCTGGGCCGGGAGCCTCCGGCCGCCGACCCGTCCCGGCTGGCCACCGCGACGCCCGAACAACGCGCGACCTACCACGTGACGCTGGCCCGGGCCCACCTGCAGACCGGCCACCTGGACCGCGCCGCGGACGCCCTCCTGGCCAGCACCGGGCCGGCCCCGGACGAACTCCTGACCCCGCTGAGCCAGACCATCCTGACCGACGTCCTACGCCAGTCGCACCGCGCCGGCACCCCGGTGCCACCTCGCCTCGAACGGCTGCTGGCCCCCGGCCGATAGCCGGCCCCGGTCAGCCGTCGGTCTCGACGTACAGGCAGAACGGGTGGCCGTCCGGGTCGAGGCAGACGCGGACGTCGTCCTGCGGCTGGAACTCCGCGACGGTCGCGCCCAGTTCCACCGCCCGGGTGACGGCGGCCGGCAGATCGTCGACCTGGATGTCCAGGTGCATCTGCATCTGGGGGTGGCCGGGCCGCGCGGGCCACGCCGGCGGCGCGTAGTCCGGCTCGGCGTGGAAGGAGAGGCCGGGCAGCTCCACCCAGCCCTCCGACTGCTCGGTGATCGGGAGGCCGAGCAGCCGCGCATAGAAGTCGGCCAGCCGTCGCGGGTCCGGGGAACTGATCGTCGTCGCCACCAGCTTCATCGCCTCACCGTAACCGGCTGGAACGTGCGGAAACCGGGGCTCGGGGCGTACCGGAAGCAGCTCGTATCGATCGGGACCTGAGCAGCATGCCGCGTGAGGGGACGACCTCCCACGATCGCTCAGTCACGCGCGGACGGCACGCGGATCAGCCGGTCCGTCTCCTCGGCTTCGTCACCGTCGGTGAGCAGATGTTTTCGCAGGTCGTCGTCGAGCGGCGCGCACAGCAGGCCCTGACGGATCGACGTGGATGCCCGCGTAGGCGGGCGAACGGGCAGGTCAACACGGGTGTTCGCCCGATCGGCCCGGGGGCTGCGGGTTGGGTAGGCTGGAGTCGGACGATGTTCTGCGAGGCGAGCGCGCTCCGGGCGTACGTCAAGAAGATCTTCTTCAAGATTTTTCGGTACGGCCGCAGCGCCCGCAGGTCGCGTGGGTGCCCCAGGTTCGCCGGTCGGGGCGGCGGTGGGCACAATGGGAGGGTTGTTGGCCCGGGGACATCAGGAGGAACGGTGGCGCTAGAAGTACGGCCCACGAAGTGCGTCGTGGCGGTCGACGGCCCATCGGGCTCCGGCAAATCCACTGTTTCCCGGCGTCTGGCGACCGCGGTCGACGGCGTCTACCTGGACACCGGCGCGATGTACCGCGCGGTGACCTGGGCCGTGTTGCAGGCCGGCGTGGACCTGGCCGACCAGGACGCGATCGCGAAGATCGTGCTGGAGACCGAGCTGTCCATCGGCACCGACCCGGCCGCGCCGCACTTCGCCGCGAACGGGACGAATGTCGACGCGCCGATCCGCGGCCAGGAGGTGACCGGCGCCGTGTCCGCCGTCGCCGCCGTGCCCGCGGTCCGCAAGCACCTGGTCGCCCTGCAGCAGGCGATCATCTCGTCGCACCCGCGGATCATCGTCGAGGGCCGCGACATCGCCTCGGTGGTCGCCCCGGACGCCGACCTCAAGGTCTACCTGACCGCCTCGGCCGCCGCCCGCGCCGCGCGACGCAGCGCCGAGGACGCCACCGAGGTGGCCGCCACCGAAGCGGACCTGGCACGCCGCGACAAGCTGGACAGCACCCGCGCCACCGACCCGCTGCGCCAGGCCTCCGACGCCATCGAGGTGGACACCACCGGGATGGGCATCGACGAGGTCGTGCAGCACCTCCTAAGTCTGCTCGACAGCAAGGTAAGTAAGTGACTGAGCTTCCCGCCGGCCTCGATCTCAACGACTTCGAGGGCGGGTTCGATTTCTCCGCTTCTTCCGAGGACCCGTCCTCGGAGGACTCCTTCTCTGGCCCGGTGCCGGTTGTCGCCGTCGTCGGGCGGCCCAACGTCGGCAAGTCGACGCTGGTCAACCGCATCATCGGGCGCCGCCAGGCGGTCGTCGAGGACGTCGCCGGGGTGACCCGGGACCGGGTTCCCTACGACGCGCAGTGGAACGGGCGGCGGTTCACCGTCGTCGACACCGGCGGCTGGGAGCCGGACGCCAAGGACCGGGCGGCGGCGATCGCGGCGCAGGCCGAGATCGCGGTGCAGACCGCCGACGTGGTGATCTTCGTCGTGGACGTCACGGTGGGCGCCACCGACGTCGACGAGGCCGCGGTCAAGATGCTGCGGCGCAGCAAGAAACCGGTCATCCTGATCGCCAACAAGGCCGACAACCAGAACCTCGAGCTGGAGGCCGTGTCGCTGTGGTCGCTGGGGCTCGGTGAGCCGCACCCGATCTCGGCGCTGCACGGGCGAGGCTCCGGCGACCTGCTCGACCTGATCCTCGACTCGCTGCCGCCGACGCCGCCGGTGATGGAGGGCGGCCCGCGCGGTCCGCGCCGGATCGCCCTGGTCGGCCGGCCCAACGTCGGCAAGTCCAGCCTGCTCAACCGGCTCGCCAACGAGGAACGCGCCGTCGTCGACTCGGTGGCCGGCACCACCGTCGACCCGGTCGACAGCCTGGTCCAGATGGACGGCGAGATCTGGCAGCTGGTCGACACCGCGGGTCTGCGCAAGCGGGTCCACCAGGCGTCCGGCACCGAGTACTACGCGTCGCTGCGCACCGCCGGCGCCGTCGAGGCGGCCGAGGTGGCCGTCGTGCTGCTCGACTCCGGCGAGGTGATCAGCGAGCAGGACCAGCGGGTGATCACCCAAGTGATCGAGGCCGGCCGGGCGCTGGTGATCGCCTTCAACAAGTGGGACCTGGTCGACGAGGAGCGCCGGTTCTACCTGGACAAGGAGATCGACCGGGACCTCAAACGGGTGACCTGGGCGGTCCGGGTCAACATCTCGGCCAAGACCGGGCGGGCGGTGGACAAGATCGCTCCGGCGGTCCGCCGGGCGCTGGCGTCCTGGGAGCAGCGGATCCCGACCGGCGCGCTCAACCAGTGGATCACTGCATTGACGCAGGCTACGCCGCACCCGGTGCGTGGCGGGCGGGCCCCGCGGGTGTTGTTCGTGACGCAGGCCGGGGTGGCGCCGCCGCGCTTCGTGCTGTTCACGACCGGGCCGTTCGACGCCGGGTACCTGCGGTTCATCGAGCGGAAGCTGCGCGAGGAGTTCGGCTTCGAGGGCACGCCGATCGAGGTGTCGGTGAAGCCGCGGAAGAAGACCGGGCCGGGGGGTCGCGGGAAAGCTCACGGGTGAGGGTTGGTAGTCTGTAGGAGATGTCGCGCCGGGCTGGGGTTCGGGGCGGGATCGGGCTGTAGCGCAGCTTGGTAGCGCACTTGACTGGGGGTCAAGGGGTCGCAGGTTCAAATCCTGTCAGCCCGACGCAGTTAACAGGGACTTTCCCGCTTTACGCGGAGCAAGTCCCTGTTTTGCGTTTGGGGGCAACTTGGGAGCCAAGAATCAGACGGCGCTCTTCACCCGGCCGGATAGGACCCCAGCTGAACACCGGCTGCCCCCACGCTCGGGAAGGCCGTAGGGCCGGTTACCCAGTTGAGATCGTCCGGACCCAGCTGCCCGTAGGTCGGCACGAACCCGTCCGGTCCGGAACCCTTCCGTGTGCCCAACGCGCCGTGGGGTTCCTCAACGGTTGGTAGACGTTGGGCGGGGTGGCGTATGGCGTACAGGTGGGTGGTTACCGTGATCGAGCTGACTCGCTGTGCTTGCGGGTGGCTCCGGTCGGCGCGAGGGTGCCTGCCTGCTACCGGCCGTGGGCGTCATGCGGACGGGTCGTCCGTCAACGTCGCCGGGTCGAGGCGGAGCATGGCGAGCAAGCCTCCGTGCCGGTTCAGGTCGATGCGGTCCGGTAGCTCCCGGTCGACGAAATCGGCGCGGTTGTGCTGACCTCGTTCTCGTAGAGCGGCAAGCACAGCCGCTTTCGCAATGATCATTTCTGCTCCCGGATCACTGGTCGCCATGGGCGAGGCCACCCATTCCGGACCGCCGACCAGACGGTCGGCCACCCGAACTGGCTGCCCGCCCAGGCCCGGCGAAAGACCATATCGAAGGTCTTTCCTGGGTACGAGGGACGCGTTCCGCCCTCGCTGGTGCTGCGGCACCTCACCCCACGAAGCCAGCGGCCAATGCCGGCGCCCTCAGCGGATGCCGGCCTCGTCGGAGCGTGCGACGATCAGTTCTTGAAGGCGTCCCCGGCATGCCCCCGTCCGGCGATACGAAACACTTGGCCGGCCTTCGATCGCCCGGCCCGATTGTGCCCTCGTCGCATCGGCGACGTGCGGCCACCCGTGGGAGAATCGGTGGGTGAAGCAACCGATGTGTCAGGCAGCTGATCAGGCCGGCGCCTAGTGCGGCCACCGCCTCGCCGGGCACGTCGCGAGCACCCGCCTGTGAACCGCCTGGTGCGGGTCTCGTTCCCGGCCCCACTGGATGACGACCTCGGCGACCTCTATGACCACGCGCCATGTGGATTCGTCTCCACCCTGCCGGACGGCACTATCGTCAAGGTCAACGCCACTCTGCTCACCTGGCTGGGATACGACGGCATCGATCTGGTCGGCCGGCGGCGTTTCGCCGACCTGCTCACTCCCGGCAGTCGTCTCTACCACGAGACGCACTGTGTGCCACTGCTGCTGCTTCGCAACGAGGTCAAGGGCATCGCGGCGGAGATGCGTGCCGGTGACGGCACCGTGTTCCCGGTCCTGGTCACCTCCGTCGTCAAGACCGGCCGCGACGGCGTACCCCTGCTGATCCGTACCACCGTTTTCGACGCCCGCGAGCGTCGTGCGTACGAGAACGAGTTGCTCGAAGCCCGGCGGACCGCCGACCGGGAACGCGATCGGCTTCGCCTGCTCGTCGCCGGCCTCCAGCGCAGTCTTCTGCCCGCGTCGCTGGCGGTTCCGCCGGGCATGACCACGGCGTCGCTGTATCACATGGCCTCTCCCGACGAGGTCGGCGGCGACTTCTACGACCTCTTCCCACTCTCCGGAGGCCGATGGGGATTCTTCCTCGGTGACGTCCGCGGAAAGGGGATCGCCGCTGCGGCGGTGACCGCAACCGCCCGGTACACGTTGCGGGCCGCGGCCGTCTACGACAGCGATCCCGTCGCCGTGCTGCGCAACCTCAACACCGTCGTCTACCAGGACTACGCTGCGCCGGAGCACCGGCACTGCACCGTCATCTTCGGTGTCCTGGAGCGGCGGGGGAACGGCTACACCGCCACCGTCGCCTCGGGAGGCCACCCGCCGGCCCTGGTGGTCCGCGCCGACGGCTCCGCCGCCTACCACACCACTGACGGCGGCACGCTGATCGGCATCCTGGCCGCTCCACGCTTGGTGGCGCGGACCATATCGCTGGAGGTGGGCGACACCATGATTCTTTACAGTGACGGACTGACCGAGGCCCGGACCCGGGACGGCGGTCGTTATGGCGATCAGGCGCTGCTGGAGTTCGTGCGCGATCTGCGCCCGGCCGGCGCCGCGGCGGCCGTCGACGCTCTGGCCGGCCTGCTCACCACGTTCGCCGAGGTGGACGATGACGTCGCGGTCATCGCCCTGACCGCCGCCGAGGGAACGCCGCGAGTGGTGTGTATGCGGTGACGCCGGTCTCAGCCCACGGCGGCCTGCGGCTTCACTTCCTGCCATTCCTGGTTCGAGGCGCGCCACGCGCCGGCGACGATCAGCGCCGATCCGAGTCGCTCGTCGCTCGCGACCTCTACAGCGACACCATCGAACGGCCCCGCCCGCCTCCGGCACGGAAATGCCGGAGTCTGACAACCGGACACCACTCGGCACCACCCACGCAACGGGCGCGGTGCGGTGGTCGTCGGCGGATCAGAGTAGTCATCAGCCGCTGGGGTACCCGTACGGCAGTATCCGTCAGATGATCGCACTTCGCCGGAGCGCGACAGCAGCGGTGGCGAGGCGCACCTGATCATCTCGCCTTCAGAGCAGAAGGTTGCCGACCATGACCATTCTCGCCCCTACCGCAGCGTCGACGGCCCGGGAATGACCGTGGCCCACGGAACCGGGCCGCTCGCGGCGCGGTTCGTGCACGCGGCCCTGATCATCGAGACTGACCGTGACCTGGACATGCTGGCGGCCGAGCTGAACCGGTCGGCGAAGCGTTACGACGAGGTTCTGGTGGTGGTCGGTGAACGTACCCGCGCGGTGCTGGCCGGCCTCGCCGGAGACCTTCCCGATGCGGTCTGCTGGGGTGCCCAGGACGGGTTCTACCAGCGACTCGGATTCGCCTACGAGCGGTTCCGCCGCTACCTCGCCGCCGCGCATCGGGCGGGACGCCGCGCGCATGTGATCGCTGAACCCGATCTGACCCACGGCGTGGACGCCGGTCTGCGGGCCGATCGGGTCGCCGCCTACCTGGAGTACGAGGCGATCTGCAACCGCACCTACGCGCTGGACGCCGCCACCGTCACTTGCGTCTGGGACTGCCGCGACCACCCGGCCACAGTGCTCGACCGTGTCCGGGCCACACACCCCCACCTGGTCACGTCGGTAGGCCGGATGCCGTCGCCGGACTATCTCCAGCCGGAGCGTTACCTGACGGAACGTCGCCACCTGCCGATGGGGAGTCCACCGGCAGACGTCGATCACGATGTCAGTGTCGGCGGGGTCGCCGGGCTCAGCGGATTGCGGTCGGCCCTGGGGCGCTGGGCGGCAGACCATCGGTTCGACGGCGAGGCGATGGAGGATCTCGTGACGGCGGTGGTCGAGGTCGCGACCAACGGGCTGCGTCACGGAGACCCACCGGTCCGGGTTCGTGCCTGGCATCACGGTGACACGCTGGTCGTGCAGTGCGACGATGCCGGTTCCCGTCCGCTCCCCGCGGAGGCGGGGTTCCTCCGGCCCGATCCGGTCGCCGCGGTGGCGGGTGGACGGGGGTTGTGGCTGGCCCGGCAGTTGGCCGACATGGTCATGGTGTCGTCCGAGCCGGGCCGGACGTCGGTCCGGTTGCACTTTCCACGGGAGATCATGCTGGCCGCATCGTCGTGACGCCCGCGCAGGACGCGGAACGACGAGCCTCGCCCTCCGGGAGAGCCCGGAACGGCGAGGCGTCGGTTGTTGTCGGGGAGCGCGCCGCCAGGAACCGGCCGTGGTCGGCTGGGCTGTCAGCCGCCGTCGGCGCCGAGCTGCTGCCGCAGCTTGGTGAGAGCCCTGGCAAGCAGGCGTGACACGTGCATCTGGGAGACACCGATCTGCTCGGCGATCTGCTGTTGGGTGAGGTTGCCGTAGAAACGCAGGCTGATGATCTTCTGCTCCCGCTCGGCGAGGCCGGCCATCGCTGGACCCAGCGCCATG contains:
- the cmk gene encoding (d)CMP kinase, whose amino-acid sequence is MALEVRPTKCVVAVDGPSGSGKSTVSRRLATAVDGVYLDTGAMYRAVTWAVLQAGVDLADQDAIAKIVLETELSIGTDPAAPHFAANGTNVDAPIRGQEVTGAVSAVAAVPAVRKHLVALQQAIISSHPRIIVEGRDIASVVAPDADLKVYLTASAAARAARRSAEDATEVAATEADLARRDKLDSTRATDPLRQASDAIEVDTTGMGIDEVVQHLLSLLDSKVSK
- the der gene encoding ribosome biogenesis GTPase Der; its protein translation is MTELPAGLDLNDFEGGFDFSASSEDPSSEDSFSGPVPVVAVVGRPNVGKSTLVNRIIGRRQAVVEDVAGVTRDRVPYDAQWNGRRFTVVDTGGWEPDAKDRAAAIAAQAEIAVQTADVVIFVVDVTVGATDVDEAAVKMLRRSKKPVILIANKADNQNLELEAVSLWSLGLGEPHPISALHGRGSGDLLDLILDSLPPTPPVMEGGPRGPRRIALVGRPNVGKSSLLNRLANEERAVVDSVAGTTVDPVDSLVQMDGEIWQLVDTAGLRKRVHQASGTEYYASLRTAGAVEAAEVAVVLLDSGEVISEQDQRVITQVIEAGRALVIAFNKWDLVDEERRFYLDKEIDRDLKRVTWAVRVNISAKTGRAVDKIAPAVRRALASWEQRIPTGALNQWITALTQATPHPVRGGRAPRVLFVTQAGVAPPRFVLFTTGPFDAGYLRFIERKLREEFGFEGTPIEVSVKPRKKTGPGGRGKAHG
- a CDS encoding glycosyltransferase, with the protein product MTVTLPGKVRARMRGTIGELPVRTALTQTIVVPTFNERDNITTLLDRLAAALPADRTEIVFVDDSTDDTPEVIRAAARHCPIPVTVHHREDGIGGLGGAVVEGMRLARGEWVVVMDADLQHPPEVVPDLIRAGARDGADLVVGSRYAGGGTRDGLAGGYRRLVSGGSTAVTKLIFRNSLSRVSDPMSGLFAIRTSSLEVDELRPLGYKILLELVVRNRPGRIVEVPYAFQPRHAGESKSSLAEGIRFVKHLGLLRFGAQRSRMLLFGLIGLSGLLPNQAALWALHELAGVHYLPAAVLANMLAVGWNFALTDTLLYRSRRSHRSFWGRFSRFFLLGNADLLLRIPLLALLVGGLHLGVLGANLVTLVISFVARFLISDKVIYRTRALRTVPA
- a CDS encoding VOC family protein — translated: MKLVATTISSPDPRRLADFYARLLGLPITEQSEGWVELPGLSFHAEPDYAPPAWPARPGHPQMQMHLDIQVDDLPAAVTRAVELGATVAEFQPQDDVRVCLDPDGHPFCLYVETDG
- a CDS encoding PP2C family protein-serine/threonine phosphatase, whose translation is MNRLVRVSFPAPLDDDLGDLYDHAPCGFVSTLPDGTIVKVNATLLTWLGYDGIDLVGRRRFADLLTPGSRLYHETHCVPLLLLRNEVKGIAAEMRAGDGTVFPVLVTSVVKTGRDGVPLLIRTTVFDARERRAYENELLEARRTADRERDRLRLLVAGLQRSLLPASLAVPPGMTTASLYHMASPDEVGGDFYDLFPLSGGRWGFFLGDVRGKGIAAAAVTATARYTLRAAAVYDSDPVAVLRNLNTVVYQDYAAPEHRHCTVIFGVLERRGNGYTATVASGGHPPALVVRADGSAAYHTTDGGTLIGILAAPRLVARTISLEVGDTMILYSDGLTEARTRDGGRYGDQALLEFVRDLRPAGAAAAVDALAGLLTTFAEVDDDVAVIALTAAEGTPRVVCMR
- a CDS encoding helix-turn-helix domain-containing protein translates to MSPESVDAAPHGAGPTDDRPTTRAEAATWWELRDELSEQILGLRRDTGEAELGFDDYVLRAPEQTDSDPGPAGPAGAARHESPRTAPPDRHLAAPDDIDHLQPPGARVALWRGRRGLSQMTVAHRLNRALAWVIAVEQDLDRLDTIEAARDVADVLRMDLPLLMGRDPHGPPDPGFIDEDTVEQLHAALEVSSDPLRLFPTGTRPLALVEMAVTLRATWQALQRAEYARVMRALPRLLRDAAISDGARAAGHDGAEAARLLSQTYQIASAVLVKAGLYELARLAADRAFEAAGRGEDPLLLGTSAGCGAAVLMALGRPAPALELSVLAADSIRRSHQAGVSSLSVRGLLLAQGALAAARTGDEARAEDLLTTADTLAGMVCPDANYYWTAYNRAAVHLRRLAIAVELGREPPAADPSRLATATPEQRATYHVTLARAHLQTGHLDRAADALLASTGPAPDELLTPLSQTILTDVLRQSHRAGTPVPPRLERLLAPGR
- a CDS encoding galactose oxidase early set domain-containing protein, with the protein product MTTYPPRPWVSGADRKRIAQALILALLAALAAAVPTAAQASANLIANPGLERLDGSQFPVCWEKSGWGEQSFTFGLTSPGHTGATAMRITLATAPNGDRKAMMLENPSCAPNVTPGHQYDLSAWYQTTTANTVMTVFRHDAAQGWVYWTDLATLPVTSGWTQKTVRTPQVPAGTDQIVWGITIYGVGTLQTDDYVMNDVTAPAAGTSCSAGDACAKGVWQVMPFESPVRGIHAVVLRNGDVLLVAGSGNNPDDFAAKTFKTAVYHPGSGTFTTVATPADLFCAGHVQLPDGRVLVMGGNKDYPAADGSHGYEGLKDSYVFDPATNTYSRVNDMSAGSWYPSATVLGNGDVLSLGGLGEDSSGTVATQYFSTAQQRWLGLGEAHQTWNFWGLYPSMILMQDGRLFYTGSHVFGNGLPGTGASIYDYGSGAITPVGGLQNKDERDQSMSVLLPPAQDQKVITMGGGNIDSNPDANRLTDVIDLKQANPAYAAGPPLPAGKMYVSAVLLPDGKVFETGGALHNRADPVYEASMYDPATNTFTAGMATDPVPRTYHSSAFLLPDGRVMAVGDNPGNGSFDMRLSVYSPPYLFQGARPQILGLSSKEWAYGSTHTVTVDGPILKAELIRPEAVTHSSDPNQRFVDLPMSVDGDTIGLNLTSNPNIAPPGWYMLFVVGTNGVPSVAQWVHVG